One Pseudodesulfovibrio senegalensis DNA segment encodes these proteins:
- a CDS encoding LysE family translocator, giving the protein MVHDFWFTYLVTMFVASIIPGPSMMLALTHGMRHGTSAAAVSGVGNVVASLIQAGVSMAGLGILLTTCEPLFMAVRYAGAVYLVWLGIGLWRSAPPDMAPASLSGPRSAPLRKLWLDAFLVAMGNPKAIVFFTALFPQFIHSDSITVRECTFLAGGLAVPAFAAWMIYALCGRRVAGMFSGSGIGRWANRVLGGTFVGLGVGLATNRG; this is encoded by the coding sequence ATGGTTCATGATTTCTGGTTCACTTATCTCGTCACCATGTTCGTGGCATCCATCATCCCCGGACCGAGCATGATGCTGGCCCTGACCCACGGCATGCGCCACGGAACATCGGCCGCTGCGGTTTCCGGCGTGGGCAACGTGGTGGCGTCATTGATTCAGGCCGGTGTTTCCATGGCCGGGCTGGGAATCCTGCTGACCACGTGCGAGCCTCTGTTCATGGCGGTCCGCTATGCCGGGGCCGTCTATCTCGTGTGGCTGGGCATCGGCCTCTGGCGCAGCGCCCCGCCGGACATGGCACCTGCGTCCCTGTCCGGGCCGCGTTCAGCGCCCTTGCGCAAACTCTGGCTGGATGCCTTTCTTGTGGCCATGGGGAACCCCAAGGCCATCGTCTTTTTTACCGCTCTTTTCCCCCAATTCATCCATTCGGACAGCATAACCGTTCGGGAATGCACTTTTCTTGCGGGCGGACTTGCTGTCCCGGCCTTTGCCGCGTGGATGATCTATGCCCTGTGCGGACGGCGCGTTGCGGGCATGTTTTCCGGTTCCGGTATTGGCCGCTGGGCCAACAGGGTTTTGGGCGGAACATTTGTGGGCCTCGGCGTGGGGCTGGCAACGAACAGGGG